The Rosa chinensis cultivar Old Blush chromosome 7, RchiOBHm-V2, whole genome shotgun sequence DNA segment CTCTTAAGTGTCTTCTCTTTCTATTTTATGAATGGATTATGGTGTTGTTTAAATGCATGAACAACGTTTTCCTATTGAGGAGCCTTTTTGGTCCAAGACAAAACGAAGGATGTCGGACGGTTTCTACCTACTTTAAAAGAGAGAGGATTGACTAATGGCTAAATCTAgctctatctttttttttttttttttttttttgatttagTAAGCTGCCAAATAAGTTAAAAGATTTACAAAATTCTTCATTCTTGCTGCAAATATAATTGAATTCACAACTAAATTCAAGCTCAtggttgataataaatatcaagggttgagattattttataagggtttggtcACTTGTACCgttggtgcatagaataatttccacattTTCATATAGGAAAGAAGAAAACTCATTAATTAACCATAAGTACAACAACGGCACAAAGttacttaaataaataaattaaaattaggAAGTGAATGGAAAATAGATTTCTCAAGTTCAAGCCAAACTGATAAAATTGTTTCTTATTTCTCCTTCATTCACAAAACTCTTTAATTTTCAGTAACCTGCACAACTCGGGGGTGCAGGCTAGTGTTTTAGAAAACTGTcaatataaaatatataaagtTAATTTGATTAAAGTTAAAAAATGACCCTATATTGATTGTAGTCCACATCAATTTTAGGGTTCAATGGTTTTAGTTCTAAATAAGAGGTTCAATATTTGTCTAGGCTATGTAAGATCactgatttttaattttttttagggttattatcacaaatggtacctgaacttatcctctattttatcgatggtaactaaacttcaattttgatcacagccagtacctgaacttttcaatttcattttaaatggtacctaaagccacattcggtcactattctgcccaaaaaaagccaaatccaaaaaaaaaaaaaaaaattcaaggaaATCTATTACCAAAAAGATCATCACTATAATCACAGCCCTcgaaatcatcactatgatcgcctcacaTGCTGTTTTTAGTTGGAATAgtgaggtggctctaggtaccattacACAAGAATCCGAATAGTTCAGGTAATGGTTGTGATAAAAAATAAAGCTCAGGTACCAtgcatcgataagattgaggtatagttcaagTACCATTTGTGATTTTTACCCTTTTCTTTAAGACCACTTGACCACAAATGTATgtgtctttttaaaaaaaaaaatgtatgtgccATCACTATTTACTAATTACTAGCTACTTAAATGTCCAATATTTCTAAGAAGATTATCCTTCTGAATATACTGGCccatatttttcttattttctagTTTTCCTTGGAAAAGACCAACACTTGGTCATTTGAGATTGCTTTCAATAGGATATATATTGCTAAATGTATGACTAATTCTGTGTTCGCTTAGTTtggtttaaaagaaaaaatgtgtttGGTAATTTTGTCATCTAGGTGCTTAAATTAATTAATGGTTTCCTATTAAACACGTTAATCATCAACTGATGTCTCCTGATTCCTTTCCTACACATGTCAAACAGCGGTGCCGCCGGGATGTCATGAGTCATGACGTTTGGTTCCCTTTGGGGATGTCGCTAATGAAATAGAATTataaaaaacaataatatgattaagaacttcctttcttcttttgagGAAATATTCATTCCAATCAAGAACACATGTATGATCTTCAAAAAGAGCATCCTAATATCATACAAAATGAAGATAAGagttaataaaaatttaaaaagcctgtcaaaaatgaaaatattttaGCTAATATATGAACAATTTTGTTGCTATAGTCGGAGACATAATGTAACGAGGCAATCCTCCAATAAAGAGCCATTAATAAATCAATCCTCATCCACATTATCCATGGCCTCAACCAGAAAATAATCGGTACCTAACTGGACAGGGGCGAAAACAATTAGTTATCACATATTTTAAGGCCTCTCGCGATGTCAATAATTCAGCTGAAATGGATGATACTGTACCATAGATCATACAAGACCTTGCTGAATGAACCAAAAAAGACCCACCGAATTATGAGCTGGTGAATCCCACCCCACTGCAAACTTCAGCTTCTAGATGAGTGCCATCAACGAGATGACCATCTAAATAAGCTTTTATTTATCCTATTAAAGACTTGGTACCCATGAGAATTATCACTAATTatacgatatatatatatatatatatatatatatatatatttggtcattcactttttaaatatagagttaaatactgtttactgaaaaaacacttcagtccctcacCTTCTAATTTGACATGTTTACTCCTTACACTATCAATTTCTCACTCAATAAGTCAATTCCGTTAACTCTCTGTTAAAATGTGACGTTAAGTGTTGACGTGGCTAATTCTTTGATGTTAACTCAGCTTTGTGGGACCCATTCTAAGAGTAAATACCTATTTTAACCTTGACTTCCTCCCTCTCTATTCTTTTCAATCcattatttgtaaaagtaaaattgagattggaattgttctatttattttatttcatagcctctttatatagggagagaattacaatggaaagaacaattacaatgatgacattaaatgctgattgatctgtaattgtgctgattgatggtaatcactaatTCACTAATTcatctatttattttatttcatagcctctttatatagggagagaattacaatggaaagaacaattacaatgatgacattaaatgctgattgatctgtaattgtgctgattgatggtaatcactaatTCATTTATTCCCTCTCCatcagtcgctttgacgaagacatataatatgtttttcctttacattattattattattttatttttttttagaagatttTTCTTCACCTACTTAGGATTACAAAATTCTGATCAGATCATGAATACCTGGATCAGAAAGCTAGATGAGACACCAAGGACTTGCAATTCAATTTTTCACAACTGCTCGCAAAAGAGAGAAAGCTAAGAGAGGAAGAGCAGCCATGGAAACAAAGGTAGTGAAAAGCGAAGCAATAGAGAGCATATCGGAGAGGCTATCGGTAGCCGAGAACCTCTATTACCCTCGCGCCTTACAACCCACCATCATCAATCCCTCTCAGGCCCGGAGATCCTCATCCTCTTCTCGAATTTCAAACTTTCAAGTGCGAGTCTATCGCATTTAGATTTCCGATAAGTTCTGGTATTGTTTGAATTGGTGTTtaagttttcaaaattttcaattgaaCTATGAATAAGTTGGTATACTTTGATTCTGAATTCCAAGAATTGATCTTTCAActttttttggttgttggaaTGAGTTTGAGTTTCAGTTAGCTATTGGAAAATTATTTAATCTTTAATTTGCATTGAACTTTCTCTGTTTATGTTTGAAAGGTTGAGGTTGATTCTTTGTTTCTCTGATTGGTGGCTCAATTTTGTGTTATTTACCACTTCAATAGATTGACAACACTCCCCCAAGCCCCACAAACCTGCCTCCAGTCACCGCGACACGCTCCATTCTGGTGGCAGAGACCGGACATCTTCCTTCAAGACAATATCACCAACCCGTCAATGGAGGCGGAGAGGATGAGCTGGGGTTAATTAGGATCTCATCTTCAATGTGGGTTACTAGGTTGTTCTGTAGGTTGTGATTTTGCagatttttaggtgaaattatTGTGAATTTTTTGGGCTACTAGGTTATTCCATGTGGTCTGTGATTTGGTTGTGTGAGTGGTGGAGATGATAAGAATATATCTTTGTGGCGTAAGAATGGGTAGAGCTTGGGGACTATTCATGAGCTGAGAAATATGAAAGATGGAATTGGGAGCGTGTCGAGGAGAGTGGTGAAAGGAAGCTGATCAGAAAACTGATCAAAAACGAAGGTAATAGAAGCCAGGGGTATAATCCACAATTTACCATTCACCTTGCTTACAACGTGCTAAGTTGGCATCCAACTGTGTGCCATGTCAGCCATTTAACAGAGAGATTAGACGGAATGAACCTATCGGGTGAGAAATTGAGAGTGTAAGGAGTAAGCATGTTAAATTAGAGAgtgagggactgaagtgtttttttaataaaagttcaggaagtaaacaatatttaacccttAAATATATCATTtcggtcactcaactttaactctgttGTTTACTTTAGTCACTccgttaatttttttctttaaaccaTAACTTTATTTTCCACAATATCAAGGATATTTTCgtccaaccaattgtgaaaaattgaaaaatctgAATTGAAATGATTGAgggaagtgattaaagtgagacaaAATGCTCATTCGGTTATTAAAGTGATTGATAGAGTAATAGTTGAgtaaccaaagtgatatatttgaaaattgagtgaccaaagtgtgaagtgagtcataattgagtgacTATTGTGAAATTCTctctatatattaatatatataattattttttcagaaattttcttaTATAAAGCAAATTGTTTGGAatgatggttaaatttttgaaactccTATCATGCCCTTTATTGATTGAattgtttaaaaaataaaaatgatattACAAGactaaaatagtaaataaacaaaatcagtttttttcttttcaagaaattacaaacaaaaaacaaggaaaaaaacCCCACGTTTTTGTTGCCttcaaaatttttttctttttgtttaatttccttaaaattttttaaataaaagcaAATTGGCAAGAACGGTGCATGCCAAGAGGCTAGTAATAATTTAAAGCTACAGAGTTGTACTACaataaattttttctttgttcccctttgatattcttttttttttatcaaattcaatattatttttatcaaattcgatatttttttatgtttaatttatttatttttggttctttgaagtttgaacactTCTTCGACAACAATTTTCTTATAGATGATATACTGCGTTAGAATCAACATGCTGTCATGCACATTTTGTTGATGACATCTTCAATCACTTAGTACATTAGGTCAAACTCGAAGACTTCCCATCTTAAATCACATCCCTGGAAAAATCTAATTAAGAAGCTTCTTATCATATGGTTGGACCAAgtactaattaattaagcatGTAATTTTGGGTTGAACCAGAAAAGATTTCTGCCATTTTGGGATGGGTTGAAGAAAATTCGCACATAAAGCTAGTTGCATGAACGTATATGATTGGAAATGTATAATTGCAAATTGGTCTTCTAGAAACCGTAATTTGTACTCTTGAGTTATAATCATCCAACCATAAGGCATCGTTCTTATGTTAAATTTTTCTCAAACATTCAGTCCTCCATTAGTTTAGAAACAAGGCCCCTCCACTCAATTACCATATTGGTTGGAATAGACTAGCAAGCTCTTTGACAAATACTAACGAAATATAGTCATCGAGTCTTCCAAATATGTGGTCGAGTATTCAACTAAATAATCGAGCAGATAATTAAGATAAGACTGTATTAACTTTTCACAACTTGAGAATGACCTAATTAAAGAAAACCAGCAACAAAAATCCCAATATGGAACAAAATATACTAAAACCACGGAAAGTAAACCTCAACGTTCGTACGTAGAAAGTAAAAAGATTGCAAAAgcttacaaaaaaaaagttagcTAGGTCAGACATTCTGCGCCGCCTTGCTCATCGCTATGCCTTTGTCTTGAACCACATACTTGCGCCAAAAAGGGTGCTGCTCCCACACCCTCCCCATCTCTTCGATGGGAACCCCCTTGGTCTCCGGCAGatacttgaagatgaagcaactcATCACGaacaagaagaaagagaagaagaagaacaatccAAACTTCATGTGGCAGAGCATCGCAGTGAACACTTGGGCTATGGCAAAGGTGAAGATCATGTTGACAGAGACATTGATGGCCTGAGCAGCTGACCTAACTTCCAGCGGGAAAATTTCACTTGGTACCAACCATCCTAGAGGTCCCCAGGACCAAGCAAATCCAGCAACATAGATGCAGATTAAGGTCACCAGAGTTGCAGCAAAACCCTTGGATAGTTCACCAGGGTTGCCACTAGTACCAAATTTCCAAGCCATTGCAACTCCAACTACGACCTATATATACATAGATACCAAAATATtacattcaaaagaaaaaaataaaaaaacgacAAAACCCTAAGCAAATAAAACCTGAATGCAAAATTTAAGAAACGAAATTCATTCTATTATACCTGAGTTATGACCATCTGCACACCACCCTCCAAGAAAAGGACCCTTCTTCCAAACTTGTCAACAAGACCAATTGAAACAAAAGTTGCCAAAAAATTAACCCCATTAGTGATCAGAGCAGAAGCGAGAGAAGCACTGCTTCCGAATCCTACAGTTTTGAACAAGACAGGAGCATAGAAAGTGATCACATTCATGCCAGTGAGTTGCTGGAAAGCAGGAATGCAGATGGCGAATACAAGCTGGGGCCTGTATTTTCTTGTCAATAGTGTCGACCATGGATGTTTGACTAGCTTAGCAGCCTCACTAGCGTCCACCAAATCGTTGAACTCCTCGTCGACGTTATCAATACCACGGAGCTTGAGGAGTTGGGCTTTTGCTTCCTCATGCTTGCCACGCTCAATCAAAGAGTTTGGTGTGTCAGGGAGGAAGAATGATCCCAATATGATAAACACAGCAGGGACTGCAGCGCCGCCCAAACTCAAACGCCAGGCTAGATTTCCATGGTTTTTATACTTCAAGTCGAACAAATAGTTGGCCAAACCAGCAACAAGAATTCCAATTGTAATTGCCAACTGGAACATCATGTTGAGTCCACCGCGGAATCTGTATGGTGCTGTCTCAGATAGATAGATCGGCACAGCCTGTACAAATaatcagaaaggaaaaaaaaaacgttaAAGTTTGACGAATAAGGTAATTAGAACATTAATTGGGATGGTATATCAGTACATTCTGAGGTAATCAGATACGTGTACCATACGGCTTAAAATTAAGTACCTGATTGGCAAATCCAATGCCGAAACCAAGGAATAGGCGACCAGCAATAAGCATCCCGACGGAGTGAGCGAAGGCATTGAGAAGTGCACCGAATAGGAAAAGAAGTCCACCGGCAAGCATTGTGACCCTCCTACCTAAGACTCTAGTTATAGTGGAGGCACAGAGGCATGAAACCAGAGCGGCCAAATATAGAGACGACGTAAAGAGCGTCAATGTTTCACTGTCGAATTTACAGTACTGATTAGTAGAAACAGAGGCGGAAGACTGCTGCAAGTAGACTTTCGGAAAGAACTCCTTCAAAAATACGTCCATGGACGTTACTCCGCCTATATAACCACAAAAAATTAACATAAGAATAATCAACCTGAGAATTTAGCTACATGCTCTTATACCACAACAATTGAGTTTAATATCACATATATTCAAGAGCACGATAGATTATCGGTTCTGAGAGCTAAGAAGTCATTGAAACGCTTATTATCCactaaaaaaaacagaaaatgaaaatttatatATGCGTGTTCAATTATAAACAAAGCGGTGCAAGTCGTGATTTATACTTCATATGAAGCATGAAAAACCAAGATCGAAATCAAAATATTGACACAAAATTATAGTTCTGAGGAAGAAGATTATATACCTGAAACTCCAAGATCATAACCGAAAATTAAACCTCCAAACGCTGCGACAAGACATGTTATGAAAACCCTCTTTGTGAATTTACCGGGGTAATTTTTTCCACCAGATGGAGCTATACCTCCCCCAGCCATCTCTACCCCTCTTCGAACTCGATTAAAACTCAGAAAGTCGAATGAAATTAGCTATGCAGGTGAGGCTATGTAGGGTTATTTATAGGGGAACCCGGCTTGTATTATGAAAAGTAGAGTTTATCCATTATTAGGATATGGAAATCGAATAAAACTGGGATTTGAATCCCTATTATTTCACATTCCTAAATCCCGAAAGTGGATGAAGTGGATTGGGATGTCGAAACCGTGGTATTAATACTAATCCTATCTGGATCGAACTTTCATGGATAAACTTAACAAACATTTTAATTGTTCATCCAAAACCTTGCCACGTCAAATGAGTAGGAAGTGAGTAGGAAGTGTAATTGACTGAAAATTCTTGCTGGCATTAGCTAGACTGAGAAATCCGAACGGAACTTAATTTCGGAGTTCATAATGGATTAATGGGACCCTAGATTGGAAAACACATGAAGTGAGAGAAAACGAAATGAAAAGGAAGAACAAAATTGAAAGTTAAT contains these protein-coding regions:
- the LOC112180149 gene encoding sugar carrier protein C → MAGGGIAPSGGKNYPGKFTKRVFITCLVAAFGGLIFGYDLGVSGGVTSMDVFLKEFFPKVYLQQSSASVSTNQYCKFDSETLTLFTSSLYLAALVSCLCASTITRVLGRRVTMLAGGLLFLFGALLNAFAHSVGMLIAGRLFLGFGIGFANQAVPIYLSETAPYRFRGGLNMMFQLAITIGILVAGLANYLFDLKYKNHGNLAWRLSLGGAAVPAVFIILGSFFLPDTPNSLIERGKHEEAKAQLLKLRGIDNVDEEFNDLVDASEAAKLVKHPWSTLLTRKYRPQLVFAICIPAFQQLTGMNVITFYAPVLFKTVGFGSSASLASALITNGVNFLATFVSIGLVDKFGRRVLFLEGGVQMVITQVVVGVAMAWKFGTSGNPGELSKGFAATLVTLICIYVAGFAWSWGPLGWLVPSEIFPLEVRSAAQAINVSVNMIFTFAIAQVFTAMLCHMKFGLFFFFSFFLFVMSCFIFKYLPETKGVPIEEMGRVWEQHPFWRKYVVQDKGIAMSKAAQNV